In one window of Cytophagaceae bacterium ABcell3 DNA:
- a CDS encoding metallophosphatase domain-containing protein: MKFVFISDTHGMHDLVELPKGDVLIHSGDVSQKGTEREIKDFLKWFSKQDYQYKIFIAGNHDFFFEKKLPEEIKPLIPDNVIYLDDSGTEINGLKIWGSPIQPWFYDWAFQRQKGEDIQKHWDLIPDDTDILVVHGPAYGVLDSTVFDEKVGCKQLLNKIEEVKPKVFISGHIHEGYGMVEQNGIKFINASLLDKHYFYKNQPVVLEF, translated from the coding sequence ATGAAGTTTGTTTTTATATCTGACACACATGGAATGCATGACTTGGTTGAACTTCCTAAAGGGGATGTTTTGATACATTCCGGTGATGTGTCTCAAAAAGGTACGGAAAGGGAGATTAAAGACTTTCTGAAATGGTTTTCTAAACAGGACTATCAATATAAAATATTCATTGCCGGAAATCATGATTTCTTTTTTGAAAAAAAGCTGCCAGAGGAAATAAAGCCTTTAATTCCTGATAATGTTATTTACCTCGACGACAGTGGCACAGAAATTAATGGCTTGAAAATTTGGGGGTCGCCCATTCAACCTTGGTTCTACGACTGGGCTTTCCAGCGTCAAAAGGGGGAAGATATACAAAAACATTGGGACTTGATTCCCGACGATACAGATATTTTGGTCGTTCATGGTCCTGCATATGGTGTACTGGATAGCACTGTGTTTGACGAAAAAGTTGGTTGTAAGCAGCTTTTAAACAAGATAGAAGAGGTAAAACCTAAAGTGTTTATTTCTGGCCATATACATGAAGGCTATGGAATGGTGGAGCAAAATGGCATCAAATTTATCAATGCTTCGTTGTTGGATAAACATTACTTTTATAAAAACCAACCTGTGGTGCTTGAATTCTGA
- a CDS encoding HPP family protein, giving the protein MAKLVRKLRLQYKVAYKVYLLDYLLSWLGGFMGIAILGLLNSLIFSSREVIMLIGSFGASAILLYGEFKSPLSQPRNLVGGHIVSALVGVTIALLPVSELWISAALAVSLALLIMKLTSTTHPPGGATALIAVIGGEKITSMGYWYVLFPVGTGAVILLIVAVLLYNISGLRKYPDKWF; this is encoded by the coding sequence ATGGCGAAACTTGTGAGAAAATTAAGGCTTCAGTACAAAGTAGCGTACAAGGTGTACCTGCTAGACTACTTGCTTTCATGGCTTGGAGGGTTTATGGGAATAGCTATTTTAGGATTGCTTAATTCTTTAATATTCTCTTCAAGAGAAGTTATCATGCTAATTGGTTCATTTGGTGCCTCTGCAATTCTACTTTATGGAGAATTCAAGAGCCCATTGTCTCAACCACGCAATTTGGTGGGGGGACATATCGTATCAGCTTTGGTTGGTGTTACTATTGCTTTACTGCCAGTGTCGGAACTATGGATTTCTGCAGCATTGGCAGTTTCATTGGCCCTATTAATAATGAAGTTAACATCAACTACCCACCCACCGGGAGGCGCAACTGCATTAATAGCAGTAATTGGGGGTGAAAAAATTACCAGTATGGGCTACTGGTATGTGCTTTTCCCGGTTGGGACGGGAGCTGTCATCTTGTTGATTGTGGCCGTTTTGCTCTACAACATTTCAGGACTGAGAAAATACCCTGATAAATGGTTTTAA
- a CDS encoding DUF305 domain-containing protein encodes MKVKVLMMFVGALFLLGSCGERPATSERRGPAPEVTDANLLNVVEEALADMRDVELTGDPDYDFASLMQRHKEAGIQIADEQIARGDDVLLIELAERVVRNSERDLLRFEEFTDEFTPEDDRRTFRDAVSRYLEVAEDEVGEVEITGDDIDSEFAQAIALHHDQGVRLARIYETYGRSAELVELARNIIATQEAELHALDAYINGEDEDI; translated from the coding sequence ATGAAAGTGAAGGTTTTGATGATGTTTGTAGGAGCATTGTTTCTACTAGGTTCATGTGGTGAACGCCCGGCAACCAGCGAAAGGAGAGGGCCTGCGCCTGAGGTGACTGACGCTAATTTGCTCAATGTAGTTGAGGAGGCATTGGCTGATATGAGAGATGTGGAACTGACCGGAGATCCGGATTATGATTTTGCAAGTCTGATGCAACGACATAAAGAGGCGGGTATACAAATTGCAGATGAACAAATAGCTAGGGGGGATGATGTGTTGCTTATTGAACTCGCCGAACGAGTGGTTCGGAATAGTGAGAGGGACTTACTAAGGTTTGAAGAGTTTACTGATGAGTTTACTCCTGAGGATGATAGAAGGACTTTTCGTGATGCAGTGAGCCGGTATTTGGAAGTGGCCGAAGATGAAGTGGGTGAAGTGGAAATAACTGGAGATGATATCGACAGCGAGTTTGCTCAAGCCATTGCCCTTCATCACGATCAGGGAGTAAGGCTGGCCAGGATCTATGAAACTTATGGACGCTCTGCTGAGCTTGTTGAGCTTGCAAGAAATATAATTGCTACCCAAGAAGCAGAATTGCACGCCTTAGATGCGTACATCAACGGTGAAGATGAGGATATTTAG
- a CDS encoding cation:proton antiporter, with translation MESIINFNFFSLIFLTGLEVTFPLKNPILIFSLILFIILFAPILLNKIKIPHLIGLIIAGAIIGPNGLNLMLRDSSIILFGTVGLLYIMFLAGLEIDLADFKKNSDKSIIFGLYTFLIPMILGTAVGVYILDFPLTSSVLLASMFASHTLISYPIISKMGVSKNKAVNITVGGTMITDTLALLVLAVIVSMTTGELSHEFWLRLSMSVLIFGILVLLGFPVLGRWFFKRFDDNISQYIFVLGMVFLAAFLAEAAGMEGIIGAFLAGLALNRLIPHTSALMNRIEFVGNALFIPFFLIGVGMLIDIRAFVRDLDTIIVAIAMTTTATVAKFLAAWLTQKSFKFTKDQRRLIFGLSNAQAAATLAAILVAYNIIIGETPDGDPIRLLNESVLNGTILMILITCTIASFVAQKGAQNIALQEASGKEEEEVDESERILIPINYPESVNELINLSITVKSKHNKEGLYALNIINNNSTDGAAERNARKLLDKAAVKASATDNFLHQLLRYDINIANGINSVVREHKISDMIIGLHKQKGITDSFLGQLTEGILSRCNITTMIYKSVQPLSTIKKHVIIVPEKAENEIGFPFWLIRVWNIGRNTGAKLVFYASSTTITYLKDIHAKHPVEAEFKEFSDWNDFLIISREVKPNDNLLIILSRKGLASWHNKMAKIPSYLNKYFQENNFILVYPMQLGVNNNIDYKNPSVLQPLRENLGKLDDLGKTLAGLFRKK, from the coding sequence ATGGAAAGTATAATAAACTTTAATTTTTTTTCATTGATATTCCTAACCGGGCTTGAGGTAACTTTTCCTTTAAAGAACCCAATATTAATATTTTCATTAATACTCTTTATCATTCTTTTTGCACCTATCCTGCTAAATAAGATAAAGATACCGCACTTGATAGGCTTGATCATTGCGGGAGCAATAATAGGCCCTAACGGCTTAAACCTCATGCTACGCGACAGTAGCATTATTCTTTTTGGCACGGTAGGTCTTTTATACATTATGTTTTTAGCAGGCTTAGAAATAGACCTTGCAGACTTTAAGAAAAATAGCGACAAAAGTATCATTTTTGGTCTCTACACCTTTTTAATACCAATGATCCTAGGAACTGCCGTAGGGGTTTATATTTTAGATTTCCCCCTGACCAGCTCCGTACTCCTTGCCAGTATGTTTGCCTCGCACACTTTAATTTCTTATCCCATCATTAGTAAAATGGGTGTATCCAAAAACAAGGCAGTAAACATTACTGTCGGGGGCACGATGATCACAGACACCTTGGCTTTGTTGGTACTAGCAGTCATTGTCAGCATGACTACAGGAGAGCTATCGCACGAATTTTGGTTAAGGTTGAGTATGTCAGTGCTGATTTTTGGTATCTTGGTACTGCTGGGATTTCCTGTTTTAGGAAGGTGGTTCTTCAAAAGATTTGATGACAATATTAGCCAATACATATTTGTCCTAGGCATGGTCTTTTTGGCAGCTTTCTTGGCTGAAGCAGCAGGCATGGAAGGCATTATTGGAGCTTTTCTTGCAGGGCTAGCACTTAACCGCCTTATCCCCCATACCTCTGCCTTAATGAACAGAATTGAGTTTGTCGGCAACGCCTTATTTATACCATTTTTCCTGATAGGCGTGGGCATGCTTATAGACATTAGAGCATTTGTGCGTGACTTGGACACCATCATTGTTGCCATAGCCATGACAACCACTGCCACTGTTGCAAAATTTTTGGCTGCTTGGCTAACACAAAAATCTTTCAAATTCACCAAAGACCAACGTCGTCTTATATTTGGACTAAGCAATGCACAGGCCGCAGCTACATTGGCAGCCATTTTGGTGGCATATAATATCATCATAGGCGAGACTCCTGATGGTGACCCCATACGGCTTTTGAATGAAAGTGTACTGAATGGCACCATACTCATGATTCTAATTACTTGCACGATTGCATCATTCGTAGCGCAAAAAGGAGCTCAAAACATAGCATTGCAAGAAGCTTCTGGCAAAGAGGAAGAAGAAGTGGATGAGTCCGAGAGAATTTTAATACCCATTAACTATCCTGAAAGTGTCAACGAATTGATCAACCTCAGTATAACGGTAAAATCTAAACATAACAAAGAAGGCTTATACGCCCTAAACATCATTAACAACAACAGCACAGACGGCGCTGCTGAAAGAAATGCCAGAAAGCTCCTAGACAAAGCCGCCGTCAAAGCATCGGCAACTGACAACTTCCTTCATCAATTACTACGTTACGACATTAACATTGCCAATGGCATAAACAGCGTAGTCCGGGAACATAAGATCAGTGACATGATCATAGGGCTGCACAAACAAAAAGGCATTACCGATTCATTCTTAGGGCAGCTTACAGAAGGCATCCTCTCCAGGTGCAACATCACCACTATGATTTACAAATCGGTTCAACCACTATCCACGATCAAGAAACATGTGATCATAGTGCCAGAAAAAGCTGAAAATGAAATAGGTTTTCCTTTTTGGTTGATCAGGGTATGGAATATTGGAAGAAACACTGGCGCAAAATTGGTCTTTTACGCTTCGTCAACAACTATTACATACCTAAAAGATATTCATGCCAAACATCCAGTAGAAGCCGAGTTCAAGGAATTTTCAGACTGGAACGACTTTCTTATCATTTCTCGCGAAGTAAAACCTAATGACAACTTGCTCATTATACTTAGCAGAAAAGGTCTTGCTTCTTGGCACAACAAAATGGCTAAAATACCTTCTTACCTAAACAAATATTTTCAAGAAAACAATTTTATATTGGTGTACCCTATGCAACTGGGTGTAAACAATAACATAGACTACAAAAACCCTTCTGTATTACAACCGCTAAGAGAAAACCTTGGTAAGCTTGATGATTTAGGAAAAACGTTGGCTGGATTATTTAGAAAAAAATAA
- a CDS encoding PAS domain S-box protein: MNKKLLKLYKLQSYARFLLDNHLDEVVKEDLKRAKEVALPLLNLFSHLSEEERFQFLKERAADILTELAEDKAVEGALKIIEKLKTDQLENIPKEGVVVDDTVLTYNVKKHTFFHFLPRYTSDPEEIIVLVKEIEDYYTYKEYLAFQAYTEINTAILAQSEENFRSLAEASFEGIVIHSNFKILEANHVAAEMYGYSKDELIGSHIKVFTTEEEYPKILEKVKTLSETSYETLGKRKDGTVFPVEIIGRQMQYKGESVRVIGIRDITERKKKDLQLQETNQALHQRNLQLDEIHQELQKTNAELDLRVKERTRALEESQNRFKLLADSVPQIVWIRDSEGNLEYVNEKWRKYTGLTLGNSNTRLGDSPIHPEDLQKAISEWVKAREEGTMYEAVYRFRRDSDQMYRWHIARALPMKNEHGKAIKWFGTLTDIHDQKSTEESLKLQAHVLNNMAEGVSLVDLDGYILYTNKAEDEMFGYEEGELIGKHVTIQNNLPQEENSSKVNSIIEYLKNNDVWKGEWENLKKDGTPFTTYCNISTLQLGERKLFVCVQQDITSEKKNREALAYQSKLNKTITDNATSCLFLMDSKGFCRFMNPAGEKMFGFSFEEISAKPLHYMIHHHRPDGSPYPMEECPIDRALPDNSRIRAHEDVFFRKDGTSFPVSCAASPIFENDKPVATIIEVRDITEEKQFKETILTKNEELTKINNDLDNFIYTASHDLRAPISNIEGLISTLKELLQEKEHFDEEYKEIITFIFSSINKFRGTIQDLTDISKAQKSFGENEVINNVQEEVKNIEETIQQEIKQKGALITLDVDAAPNITFTKKNFRSILYNLINNAIKYSHPNRPPVVNISTCTSNGFILLKIQDNGLGIKQEHISRIFEMFRRLHDHVDGSGVGLYIVRRMIDNAGGKIEVESKVGEGTTFKLYFKQKQLPHSIQ; encoded by the coding sequence ATGAACAAAAAACTTTTAAAACTATATAAGCTTCAATCCTACGCACGATTTCTACTTGACAATCATTTAGACGAGGTAGTAAAAGAAGATTTAAAAAGGGCTAAAGAGGTAGCGCTTCCCCTATTGAACCTTTTTAGTCATTTATCAGAAGAAGAAAGGTTTCAATTTCTAAAAGAACGCGCAGCAGATATACTTACAGAGCTAGCCGAAGACAAAGCTGTAGAGGGGGCGTTAAAAATAATAGAAAAGCTTAAGACCGACCAGCTTGAAAACATTCCTAAAGAAGGAGTAGTAGTAGATGACACTGTTTTAACCTACAATGTTAAGAAGCATACATTTTTTCATTTCCTCCCCAGATATACTTCAGACCCCGAAGAAATTATTGTGCTGGTAAAAGAAATTGAAGACTATTACACATATAAAGAGTATCTGGCTTTTCAAGCTTATACAGAAATAAATACCGCCATACTAGCACAAAGTGAGGAAAATTTCAGAAGTCTGGCAGAAGCTTCTTTTGAAGGAATTGTCATACACAGTAATTTTAAAATACTAGAAGCTAACCATGTAGCAGCAGAAATGTATGGTTACAGCAAAGACGAGCTTATAGGCAGCCATATAAAAGTGTTTACCACGGAGGAAGAATATCCGAAAATTTTGGAGAAAGTAAAAACACTTTCTGAAACGTCTTATGAAACCCTGGGGAAGCGAAAAGACGGCACAGTATTCCCTGTTGAAATTATTGGTAGGCAAATGCAGTATAAAGGAGAAAGCGTAAGAGTTATTGGGATAAGAGATATCACAGAACGCAAAAAGAAAGATTTACAGCTACAGGAAACCAACCAGGCACTCCATCAAAGAAACCTGCAATTGGATGAGATACACCAAGAGCTTCAAAAAACAAATGCAGAACTAGATTTACGTGTCAAGGAGCGAACTAGAGCCTTAGAAGAAAGTCAAAACAGGTTTAAATTATTAGCTGACTCGGTTCCTCAAATTGTATGGATCAGAGACAGTGAAGGAAACTTAGAATATGTAAATGAGAAGTGGAGAAAATATACAGGGCTAACGCTTGGTAATTCTAATACGAGGTTAGGAGACTCACCCATTCATCCAGAAGATTTGCAAAAAGCTATTTCAGAATGGGTAAAAGCAAGGGAAGAAGGTACAATGTATGAGGCTGTGTATAGGTTTAGAAGGGACTCGGATCAAATGTACCGTTGGCATATTGCAAGAGCTTTGCCTATGAAAAACGAACATGGCAAAGCTATAAAATGGTTTGGCACACTAACGGATATTCATGACCAAAAGTCAACAGAAGAATCATTGAAGCTCCAAGCGCATGTGCTTAACAATATGGCTGAAGGTGTAAGCCTTGTAGATCTTGACGGCTATATACTTTATACCAACAAGGCTGAAGACGAGATGTTTGGATATGAAGAAGGAGAACTTATTGGAAAACATGTTACCATACAGAACAATTTACCGCAAGAAGAAAATTCAAGCAAAGTAAACAGCATCATAGAATATTTAAAAAATAACGATGTTTGGAAAGGGGAATGGGAAAACCTTAAAAAAGATGGCACACCTTTTACCACTTATTGCAATATTTCTACACTTCAGCTTGGCGAGAGAAAATTATTTGTTTGTGTACAACAGGATATAACTTCAGAAAAGAAAAACCGTGAGGCTCTAGCCTATCAAAGCAAGCTAAACAAAACCATCACGGACAATGCAACCTCTTGCCTTTTTTTAATGGACAGTAAAGGTTTCTGCCGATTTATGAATCCGGCAGGTGAGAAAATGTTTGGGTTCTCTTTTGAAGAAATAAGTGCTAAGCCACTGCACTATATGATTCACCACCACCGTCCTGATGGCTCCCCTTATCCGATGGAAGAGTGCCCTATAGACCGAGCACTTCCAGATAACTCTAGAATCAGGGCCCATGAAGATGTCTTCTTTAGAAAAGATGGCACAAGTTTTCCGGTATCCTGTGCTGCAAGCCCTATTTTTGAAAATGACAAACCTGTAGCCACAATCATCGAGGTAAGGGATATAACTGAAGAAAAGCAATTTAAAGAAACCATTTTAACTAAAAACGAAGAGCTTACAAAAATAAACAATGACCTAGATAACTTTATTTATACTGCTTCGCATGACCTAAGGGCACCTATCTCCAATATTGAAGGGCTAATATCCACTCTAAAAGAACTTTTACAAGAGAAAGAGCACTTTGATGAAGAATACAAGGAAATTATAACCTTTATATTTTCATCTATCAATAAGTTCCGGGGCACTATACAAGACCTGACCGATATCAGTAAAGCCCAAAAAAGCTTTGGAGAAAACGAAGTAATCAATAATGTACAAGAAGAGGTAAAGAATATAGAAGAAACAATTCAGCAAGAAATAAAACAAAAAGGTGCCTTAATCACCTTAGACGTAGACGCTGCTCCTAATATAACCTTTACGAAAAAAAACTTTAGGAGCATACTTTACAACCTAATAAATAACGCAATTAAGTACAGCCACCCGAACAGACCGCCTGTGGTCAACATATCCACCTGTACATCAAACGGGTTTATTTTACTAAAAATTCAAGACAATGGCTTGGGCATTAAACAAGAACACATCAGCCGAATATTTGAGATGTTCCGAAGGTTGCATGACCACGTAGACGGCAGTGGTGTAGGACTATACATCGTAAGGCGAATGATAGACAATGCGGGCGGAAAAATAGAAGTAGAAAGCAAAGTTGGCGAGGGCACCACCTTTAAACTGTATTTTAAGCAAAAGCAGCTCCCCCATTCAATACAATAA
- a CDS encoding DEAD/DEAH box helicase, with translation MVEKILDNLNITALNKMQEAFLASENFNKDVILLSPTGTGKTLAFLLHVVQRLKQGSGVQALIISPSRELSLQIEQVFRNMGTGFKVACFYGGHPMKLEKQSLIEPPALLIGTPGRLADHLRKGSFDPVNIKSLVLDEFDKSLELGFEDDMSFIIGELSGLKKRILTSATKMEQVPAFVKADQPVTIDFLSTSTPDKLTIKVAKCDSKYKPDSLFNLVCGFQGEQSIVFCNHREAVERLCALIADQGVGVEMYHGGMGQEEREKALIKYRNKSAQVLVCTDLGARGLDIPSVKHVVHYQFPVDDTVWTHRNGRTARMGASGSVWLLMTQDEYLPAYLKGLPTEEEEVSECASPVLSEWETVYFGAGRKDKVNKIDIVGALYKKGQLSKDDLGLIEVKDKASYAAVRKSKLKNLLKLLAGEKIKNRKVKFGILR, from the coding sequence ATGGTAGAAAAAATTCTAGATAACCTAAATATTACTGCTCTCAATAAAATGCAGGAGGCTTTTCTTGCCTCGGAAAACTTTAATAAAGATGTTATTTTACTATCTCCTACGGGAACTGGTAAGACCTTGGCGTTTTTGTTGCATGTAGTGCAGCGGCTTAAGCAAGGCAGTGGAGTGCAGGCCCTAATTATTAGTCCTTCCAGAGAATTGTCCTTGCAGATCGAACAGGTATTTCGCAATATGGGGACTGGGTTTAAGGTAGCCTGCTTTTATGGTGGGCACCCTATGAAATTAGAAAAGCAAAGTCTTATAGAACCGCCTGCGCTTCTGATTGGCACCCCTGGTAGATTGGCTGACCATTTAAGAAAAGGTAGTTTTGATCCTGTAAACATAAAGTCCTTGGTTTTAGACGAGTTTGATAAGTCTTTAGAGTTAGGGTTTGAAGATGATATGTCATTTATCATTGGTGAGCTTTCGGGGCTGAAAAAGCGTATACTTACTTCGGCTACAAAAATGGAGCAGGTACCGGCTTTTGTTAAAGCTGATCAACCAGTGACCATTGACTTTCTTTCAACTTCTACTCCTGACAAACTTACTATCAAGGTGGCAAAGTGCGACTCCAAATACAAGCCTGACAGTCTTTTTAACCTGGTGTGCGGTTTTCAGGGAGAGCAGTCCATCGTATTTTGTAACCACAGGGAGGCTGTGGAAAGGCTTTGTGCTTTAATAGCAGATCAGGGCGTGGGCGTAGAAATGTACCATGGTGGCATGGGGCAGGAGGAAAGGGAAAAAGCTTTAATTAAATACCGAAATAAAAGTGCGCAGGTGCTGGTATGTACAGATTTAGGTGCCAGGGGGCTTGATATACCTTCTGTAAAACATGTGGTGCATTATCAATTTCCTGTAGATGATACTGTCTGGACGCACCGAAATGGGCGGACTGCTAGGATGGGGGCTTCTGGTAGCGTTTGGTTGCTAATGACGCAGGACGAATATCTGCCTGCCTATCTAAAAGGTTTGCCAACGGAGGAAGAGGAAGTTTCTGAATGTGCGAGCCCGGTTTTGTCTGAATGGGAAACGGTTTATTTTGGTGCAGGGAGGAAGGATAAGGTCAATAAGATCGATATTGTCGGTGCTTTATATAAAAAAGGCCAGTTGTCCAAAGATGATTTGGGGTTGATCGAGGTAAAAGACAAAGCTTCATATGCCGCTGTCCGCAAAAGCAAATTAAAGAACTTACTCAAGCTCTTGGCGGGAGAAAAAATTAAAAACAGGAAGGTTAAATTCGGGATCCTTCGTTAA
- a CDS encoding AI-2E family transporter, which produces MDKISLQRVNGVIFFLFATIAALYIGSAFFIPLVAGIFIATLVGPLCQALESKGVGRLLSSLLVTLFVFFATLGIGILLVVQLRQLIDDLPQLERELESFLRRVQAYVFSQTGFSPEQQRQFILNRSDQILAQLESVIQKVLGNIFTTTLHFLLLMVYLFLFLLKRHKYETFLLMYLPQSKKEKGKEVIAKTTHVAHQYLWGRIQVMTLLAIMYLITFWIFDLRHMGLLTLFGALVTVIPFVGPFVSGIVPVAMFIIAGESISIVLLFAFVVLIVQLIESYIFEPIIMGAEVHLAPITIIIAIILGNMIWGIPGMILFVPIFAIVKIVSDQLEALKPVGWLIGKPEKGPGGSIRKMILVFVQNVKRRK; this is translated from the coding sequence ATGGATAAAATATCACTTCAAAGGGTCAACGGAGTAATTTTCTTTCTTTTTGCGACTATTGCCGCTTTATACATTGGGTCTGCGTTTTTTATACCCTTGGTGGCGGGTATTTTTATTGCCACTTTGGTAGGGCCGCTTTGTCAAGCGCTTGAGAGTAAGGGAGTGGGTAGGCTGTTGTCTTCTTTACTGGTAACTCTATTTGTCTTTTTTGCTACCTTAGGAATTGGTATTTTATTAGTTGTTCAATTGCGGCAACTGATAGATGATTTGCCTCAATTAGAGCGAGAGTTGGAAAGCTTTCTCCGTAGGGTACAAGCATATGTTTTTTCTCAAACAGGCTTTTCGCCTGAACAGCAAAGGCAATTTATCCTGAATAGGTCAGATCAAATTTTGGCTCAATTGGAGAGTGTGATCCAAAAGGTTTTAGGGAATATCTTTACCACTACCCTTCACTTCCTACTGCTGATGGTTTATTTGTTCCTGTTTCTTTTAAAAAGGCACAAGTATGAGACCTTTCTCCTTATGTACCTGCCACAATCTAAAAAAGAGAAAGGTAAAGAGGTTATAGCCAAAACGACCCATGTAGCCCATCAGTATTTATGGGGGCGCATTCAAGTGATGACTTTGTTAGCTATAATGTACTTGATCACTTTTTGGATTTTTGATTTACGCCACATGGGTTTATTGACACTTTTTGGGGCTTTGGTTACTGTTATTCCTTTTGTTGGGCCTTTTGTAAGTGGTATTGTTCCTGTTGCTATGTTCATAATTGCAGGAGAAAGTATCAGCATTGTTTTGCTTTTCGCTTTCGTTGTACTTATCGTACAATTGATTGAAAGCTATATTTTTGAACCAATTATTATGGGTGCAGAGGTTCATTTGGCGCCTATTACCATTATTATTGCTATTATTTTAGGGAATATGATATGGGGGATTCCGGGAATGATCTTATTTGTGCCTATCTTTGCCATTGTAAAAATTGTTTCAGATCAACTGGAAGCTTTAAAACCCGTAGGCTGGCTTATTGGAAAACCCGAAAAGGGGCCAGGGGGAAGTATACGGAAAATGATCTTGGTCTTTGTTCAAAACGTCAAAAGGAGGAAATGA
- a CDS encoding chalcone isomerase family protein: protein MHLLRLSLMLFVAILACLPSQAQSDKGEMPRSVMADETKLVLNGEGTRKKFWINLFDGGLYLKEKCNDGMRVTLANEPMAIKLKVTSELVTGKRLEENIRSEFARVTNNQIEPLKARINALLEVFKEDIVIGDIFDLVYIPEKGLEVYKNNSLRTSIRGLDFKQTVFETWFGNDPADAKFKKGMLGSTS from the coding sequence ATGCACCTCTTAAGACTTTCTTTAATGTTGTTTGTCGCAATATTGGCCTGTTTGCCTTCCCAAGCACAATCTGATAAGGGCGAAATGCCACGTTCTGTTATGGCTGATGAAACTAAGCTAGTCTTAAATGGTGAGGGCACGAGAAAGAAATTTTGGATTAACCTTTTTGATGGGGGACTGTACCTGAAGGAAAAGTGCAATGATGGCATGCGGGTTACATTGGCGAACGAGCCTATGGCTATTAAGCTAAAGGTTACCTCTGAATTGGTTACCGGAAAAAGGTTAGAAGAAAATATCCGCTCAGAGTTTGCCCGGGTTACGAATAATCAGATTGAACCGCTAAAGGCTCGAATCAATGCATTGTTGGAAGTTTTTAAGGAAGATATTGTTATAGGAGATATTTTTGACTTGGTTTATATTCCTGAGAAAGGCTTAGAGGTATATAAAAACAACTCCTTGCGGACTAGTATTAGAGGACTGGATTTTAAGCAAACTGTTTTTGAGACCTGGTTTGGTAATGATCCTGCAGACGCTAAATTTAAGAAAGGGATGCTGGGCAGCACCTCTTAA
- a CDS encoding pirin family protein has protein sequence MKVKKGLTVSSFLIISFLLMGYVVENPYKAQDGKKRTVSKVVKASSSKIGFITMKQPLPTRGIDQIDPFLLLHHHGPHEVQPNNPGLPFGPHPHRGFETVTFIFKGDVKHKDSNGFESVIKSGGVQWMTAGKGIVHSERSSEAFKRDGGPLELIQVWVNLPAKMKMSEPSYQGLQKKDIPSIVSKDGKTTINLVSGSWGDKTVPQRGLHPIDFVSVEMKEGGVLKREVDREKNILFYIQEGSLEVNGTKASAHQMVVFENDGELLEVAATSDCRFILGASKPIGEPVASQGPFVMNSEEELKQAIVDYHEGKMGVLEE, from the coding sequence ATGAAAGTAAAAAAAGGGTTAACGGTGTCCAGTTTTTTAATTATAAGTTTTCTCTTAATGGGCTATGTGGTTGAAAATCCATATAAGGCTCAGGATGGAAAGAAGCGTACTGTCAGCAAAGTAGTTAAAGCATCTAGTTCAAAAATTGGCTTTATCACCATGAAACAGCCTTTGCCTACACGTGGGATAGACCAAATAGATCCATTTCTGCTACTTCATCACCATGGCCCACATGAGGTTCAGCCTAACAATCCCGGACTTCCTTTTGGACCTCATCCTCATAGAGGGTTTGAAACGGTAACTTTTATTTTTAAAGGAGATGTCAAACACAAAGACAGCAACGGGTTTGAAAGTGTGATTAAAAGTGGGGGTGTGCAGTGGATGACAGCCGGTAAGGGGATTGTTCACTCAGAGCGATCGTCGGAAGCGTTTAAAAGAGACGGAGGCCCGCTTGAGTTGATTCAGGTTTGGGTGAATCTGCCTGCTAAAATGAAAATGTCTGAACCAAGTTATCAAGGGTTGCAGAAAAAAGATATTCCCTCTATAGTCAGTAAAGACGGAAAAACTACTATAAATCTTGTTTCTGGTTCTTGGGGTGATAAAACGGTGCCTCAGCGTGGGCTACACCCTATAGACTTTGTGTCAGTAGAAATGAAAGAAGGAGGTGTGCTTAAACGTGAGGTGGACAGGGAAAAAAATATTCTTTTTTATATACAGGAAGGAAGTCTGGAAGTAAACGGTACAAAAGCTAGTGCCCATCAGATGGTTGTTTTTGAAAATGATGGTGAGCTTCTGGAGGTTGCTGCTACTTCTGATTGTCGCTTTATCCTAGGTGCTTCTAAACCTATAGGTGAACCTGTAGCTTCGCAAGGGCCTTTTGTAATGAATAGTGAAGAAGAGTTAAAGCAAGCCATTGTGGATTACCATGAAGGGAAAATGGGCGTTTTAGAAGAGTAG